In the genome of Kozakia baliensis, the window GATCCCCTTCAGGTCTGACTGGTTGGTAGCGAATGCTAGCTTGCGGAACTGCTGCGCCTCGTCGACCAGGATCTGGTCCACACCGATCTCGCCAAGATGCACGAGATCGTCCTTGCGGCCCGCCAGACCTTCCAGCTTGGCCTCCATGCCCTCCTTCATGCGTTCGATCCGTTTGACCGACAGGCGGTCGGATTTGTCGACACCGTTCAGAAGCGACTCATACGACGCGATCTGGTCCTGGATCATGGCCTCTTCGAACGCGGCTGGCACCGGGATGAACTTGAAGGCGTCATGGGTGATGATGATCGCATCCCACGTGCCGGTCGCCGCACGCGCCAGAAAGCGCTGCCGCTTCGCTTTGATGAAATTCGTCTCGTCGGCGACAAGGATGCGGGCGTTCGGGTAGAGCATCATGAATTCCCGGGCCATCTGCGCCAGGCAGTGACCGGGCACGGTGATCATCGCCTTGCCGATCAGGCCAAGGCGCTTCTGTTCCATGACGGCCGCGACCATCGAGAAGGTTTTCCCCGCGCCGACCGCATGCGCCATGTAGGTGTTGCCGGAGGCGATGATCCGCCAGATGACCCGTTTTTGGTGAGGCCGCAGTCCGATCGCCGGACTGGCGCCGGGCAAGCGAAGATGCGCTCCGTCGAACTGACGCGGCACGAGGTTGTTGTATTCCTCGTTATAAGCGCGCACCAGGCGTTCGGCGCGCACGCCGTCATTCCACACCCAGGTCGAGAACGCCTGCCGGATCGCGGCGAGTTTCTCCTTGGCCGCTTCAGTCGCGGCCGTGTTGAGTTCGCGATGCTCGCCGTTTTCGTCGCGCCAGACATCGTAGATTTTCGGCGAGGCCTGATTGAGCGCGTCGTCGAGCAGTTCGCCGGCATGACGGCGCTCCGTGCCCCAGGTCGAGGTCGCCTCGGCATTGCCCCGAAACGCAGCCTGCGCGACGGTCCAGCTCGCCACCTCACGCGTGTGCCAAACCGTCGTCTCGATGCCGATCACCTCATGGATGAACGCCTCGATATCGGCAACGGGCAGCCACGGCGCGCCGAGACGCGCGGTGATGTCGGAGGGCCGCAAATCCTCTGGCTGCGCTTCTTCCAGTGCTCTCACCGTACGAACGAGGCGCGGATCGTGCCGCGCAGCGTCGCGGGCACGGGTCAGTTTGGTGCGGACGGGACCCGCCAACAATTCGTCGGACATGACCCAAACGTCGCGGCCCGCAACGCTTTTCTCGGCATCGAGATAAATGGCGTCGCCCAGTTCTCGCAGCGTGTCCGCTTCGGACGCGCCAAAAAGTTCGGCGATGCGCGGCAATTCCACGACGCCTTGCTCGTGCAGACAGACGGCGAGCGCGTCATAGGCGGAGTGGATTGCCGGCTCGGTCGGCGCATGCACCACGCGTTCGGAGAAGATCGGTCCCGGCGTGCCGACATCGCGCGCTTCATCGTAATCTTCGATCGAGGAAACCAGCCACACGTCCGGGTCATCGTAGAACGGCTGCAGGTTGGGACGGCGCTGTGTCTCGCGTTCCTCGCCCGTCTCGTCATCGACCCGCACGCTGGTGAGCGTCTGATTGATAGGGCCGAACTGGCGGACGAAATTCTGATAGGCGCGCTTCAGATCGCCTTGCGCGCGTGCATAAGGGAGGTTCTCCATTTGCGCTCGAAGCACCGCCCGCGCGGCGTCGCGCACGGGAACCAACGCCGAGACGATCCGCGCATGCTTCTGATAGATTCCCTCCTTGCTATCCGCCGTGCGGATCGCGACCCTCTGGGCAAGACCGTCGACGATCTGAAACAGCGCCCCACCCTTGAGCAAGTAGGAACCCTCGCGATGCAGCGCCTCTTTGGGGGCTTGCGTTCGCCGCGCTAGCAGCGCCTGGGTGGTCAGGAGTTCCGGTGCCGGAAACACGACGCCGGAGGTGAAGCTCTTCAGGGCGTGCGGCAGAAGAGCGGTGATCTCCCCCTCCCCTGCCCGGCAGGTATACCCGGGACCATACGGCGTCGTGGTCCAATCGTGCTGGCCCAGCACCAGTTCGGGGCGGTCGAGGAAAAGGCGATTGACGACGAGCGGACCGTCTCCCCGGTCGCTGTCCGGCACCGCATCGACCGACAGCCAGGCATCGTCACCGGGGAGATCGCCGATCGCACGACGACGAAATACCAGCACGTCGATTACCACATCGGTGCCGGCCTCGTCGTTCATCACCCCGGCTGGCAGCCGCACGGCCCCCAGGAGGTCAGCATCCTCCGCGAGCTTCCGGCGCGCGCTTTCATCTTTCTTGTCGAGCGTGTAGCGCGAGGTCACGAACACGCCGATGCCGCCGGGTTTCAGACGCGAGACCGAGCGCGCAATGAAATAGTCGTGCAGCGACAGGCCAAGGCGTCCAAGGTCGTCGGGACCGCGCACCGTGCGCGAGCTGAACGGCGGGTTGCCGATGACCAGTTCGTAGCGTTCGGCGAGGTCCGCGCGGGTGAAGTCCTCCTGACGGATCCATTGGTTGGGAAACAGTTTGCGCGCGATCCGGGCCGTCACCGGTTCGTTCTCGATCGCAGTGAAAGCGATCTTTCCTTCAAGAGTCCCCGGTCGGAGCGCTAGGAACATCCCGCTGCCGCAGCCGGGCTCCAGCACCACCCCGCCCTTGAAGTCCATTGCCGTGACCATGGTCCAAAGGGCGCGCACCAGCCATTCGGGTGTGTAGTGCGCATATTGGGTCGAGCGGGCGAGCGCACGCCGCTCCTCTTCGCTGGTGACGCGGTGCAGTTCCGCGCCGAGTGCTTCCCACCCTTTTGGAAAAGTCTCGCCGTCACGGGGGAACAAATTGTTGGCAAGCTCCCCTGCCCCGAACCCGGTAAACTTCATCAACGCGGCCTGCTCGGCCTCAGTGGCGTTGCGGTCCTCACGTTCCAATTCGCCGAGCAGAGCAATTGCCCTGACGGTGTCGGCCGCGCGCGCTTTCCACCCGGTGGCGAGGCCACGGATGTCGCGAAAGCGGAAATCGATGCGGGGAACGCGGACGGGTTCGGCTTGGGGCGAAACGGCGACGTCGTCGCCTTCCAGAGCGCCCCAGAGATCGTGGGCGTCGGCGCCGCTGAGAAAGGTGCTATCGAATAGGCTCGTTTGCGTGGAGAAAGACAGGCTCATGACCGGGCTCCGGGCAGCCGCCCGCAGCCGGTGACGCTCAGCGCATCATCGGGCCATACGGCGGCAGGTTGGCAGATCGATCGGGGAGAAAGGCGGACTTATGCTCTTTCGCTTCCCTTTTCTGCCCTTCCGGCCATCGGGGCGTCGTGGCTGTTGCAAGGGCGGCGCGGAACGTGCCGGGATCGACGCGACCCGGAGCCACGCGCAGGCGCGGAACGCGGCGAGCATGGCGAGGACGCGCGGCGACCTACCCCTTGCAACGGACGCGGCGTTCTGATGCCTTCTCTATTTTCTACAATATTCGCTTCTTGGCCTTTTTTTTTCTGAAAGAGGCGTGCCCACAATACACAGCACAAACAGTCTTAGTTAACATCTTCTCCGTCCTTTAGGGCGGAGAAGATGTTAATTCGGCCCTAGTCGGAACCGACCCCACATAGATCATCAATGCCATGTCCGTTGTAGCTCGATAGAGCGACGCATGCTGCGTGCTATCGGCGATAAACCTGAGCACATGTAATGTTACTAAGTTTGACTACTTGCGTGGATAGATGTACAAGTGTTAACGAGAACATATCTTTATGTACATGTTGCGACGTGCATATTGTGAGCTCCCGGCTATCGGAGCAAAGCTAGAATTTTTCATGTCAGCGTCCACGTAGCTTGCGCTTATCCTCGACCAAATCCTGCGGGTCGACCCGAAATCCGGCATCGCTAAGGGCCTTTAAAACCAAATACTGCTTCGTCACCCGGTCCTCGGCGGCTTTAAGCGCTAAATCGCGGTCCACATACTCTGGAATAACAATTCGTAGAGATGCCATGGGCACCGATCTAGGTAGGTCTAAAGATGTCGTAGCGCCCCAGTGTGCACCAAGTCTGCGACTATTTTCCTCGACCTGTTGATCGCTAGCAGAAATTGGTGAGCGTAGCTTGCTTAGGTCGGCTTTCGGGCGAGGTGTGAGCTCCGACGCGATCGGCGGCAAATTTGTTTTTTTCATGCCACGTTCTCCGCCAATTGTGACAAGCGCAAGACAAGCTCGTCAGCAATGGCTCTCGCGTTATGAGCGGCGGCAGATATGGGGCTATTGGAAGTAGGTGCAGTGCCCGTAATATGCATCTCCCGAAATGCAGCCCGCTCCATCAATGCGGAACTGAAAATCGGACTTCCCGTTTCTTCCGCCGACATCCGAACGTGCTTCGCTGCTCGGGACTCGAAACCCGGTAAAACGCGGCTCCAGATAAGCGAGCGGGCTATCGGAGAGCGCGCTAAATCTTGAGCGTCATCAACCTGTGCGATCGTTTTCATAGCGTCCCGCACGTCTGGTAGGCTGGCTTGGCATGGCACTAAGACAAAATTTGAACGCTGAAGAGCTTTCAGCGCGAGAGTCGAAGAACCGCCGGGGAGGTCAATCAGTGTAATTTCAGCTTCTTTCTCAGCGGATCGTAACTCGGCTAGAACATTATGTTCGTCCACTGACGGACGGACATCGAGACGCTCCAGCGAGTTTTTTGCACCAAACGCGCTAGCGTGCTGATTAAGATCACAATCGAGTAGTCTCGTTACATAACCTTGTTCAGCAAGTACGGCTCCAAGAACGATCGCGAGGGTTGTTTTGCCACAACCTCCTTTTGCAGAGGCGATTGAAATCGTGGCCATGAGCATCAAATCCATCTGTAAAAAGGGACATGTACATCTTGCTACAAGCAATTAAAGCAACATGTACATGTACACAAGCTTATTTTGACAAACCGCGTAGGTAGGTTTTTAGGCTGTGAGTAATCTGGGGGGGACAGGAGACGGGGAAGGGTAGAGAACAACACCCTGATCGGAGATTTCTACTTTTGCTTGGGGATAAACAGCCAAAGCCAGCGATAAGCTTTTCACCCACTTTGATTTGAAGTGGTACAATTCTTTATACGTTGATCCAAACTGCGGACGCAGCGCAGACCATGTGATGAGTTTTTTGCTATCAAGACTGCGTAGCCGGTATGCAAGCCATATATAAGCATCTAACGCCGCCGAATTATTAGATAGTGCGCGAACGGCTGCCTCTTGGATTGGAACCGGATGTCTTTTGAGCTGCTCGAAATAACCCTCTGAGAGCTTGGCTACCTCAATCACCTGGCGTCCATCGCGTATATTCGTATCTTCGATGAAAAGCGCTCCGTCGACGATCGCCTGGTTTACGAGGGCATTAGCACCCTTTGCATCTTGAATATGAAACGACATCCGACAGCGGC includes:
- a CDS encoding lactate dehydrogenase encodes the protein MSLSFSTQTSLFDSTFLSGADAHDLWGALEGDDVAVSPQAEPVRVPRIDFRFRDIRGLATGWKARAADTVRAIALLGELEREDRNATEAEQAALMKFTGFGAGELANNLFPRDGETFPKGWEALGAELHRVTSEEERRALARSTQYAHYTPEWLVRALWTMVTAMDFKGGVVLEPGCGSGMFLALRPGTLEGKIAFTAIENEPVTARIARKLFPNQWIRQEDFTRADLAERYELVIGNPPFSSRTVRGPDDLGRLGLSLHDYFIARSVSRLKPGGIGVFVTSRYTLDKKDESARRKLAEDADLLGAVRLPAGVMNDEAGTDVVIDVLVFRRRAIGDLPGDDAWLSVDAVPDSDRGDGPLVVNRLFLDRPELVLGQHDWTTTPYGPGYTCRAGEGEITALLPHALKSFTSGVVFPAPELLTTQALLARRTQAPKEALHREGSYLLKGGALFQIVDGLAQRVAIRTADSKEGIYQKHARIVSALVPVRDAARAVLRAQMENLPYARAQGDLKRAYQNFVRQFGPINQTLTSVRVDDETGEERETQRRPNLQPFYDDPDVWLVSSIEDYDEARDVGTPGPIFSERVVHAPTEPAIHSAYDALAVCLHEQGVVELPRIAELFGASEADTLRELGDAIYLDAEKSVAGRDVWVMSDELLAGPVRTKLTRARDAARHDPRLVRTVRALEEAQPEDLRPSDITARLGAPWLPVADIEAFIHEVIGIETTVWHTREVASWTVAQAAFRGNAEATSTWGTERRHAGELLDDALNQASPKIYDVWRDENGEHRELNTAATEAAKEKLAAIRQAFSTWVWNDGVRAERLVRAYNEEYNNLVPRQFDGAHLRLPGASPAIGLRPHQKRVIWRIIASGNTYMAHAVGAGKTFSMVAAVMEQKRLGLIGKAMITVPGHCLAQMAREFMMLYPNARILVADETNFIKAKRQRFLARAATGTWDAIIITHDAFKFIPVPAAFEEAMIQDQIASYESLLNGVDKSDRLSVKRIERMKEGMEAKLEGLAGRKDDLVHLGEIGVDQILVDEAQQFRKLAFATNQSDLKGIDPNGSQRAWDMFVKTRYLEQINPGRQIVMASGSPITNTLGEMMAVQRFMQLEVLTERGLHEFDAWAANFGETRTELELQPSGLYKPVTRFAEFVNVADLMSMYRSFADVVMPDDLRRYVKLPAVRGGKREIVVAPGNDNFKAYQKVLAQRIKAIEARKRKPEKGQDILLSVITDARHASIDLRFVTNSAANDDDSKLNIMIRNVLRIWQETSDNRYSNPETGRPYELPGAVQMIFSDLGTVGALENRGFSAYLWIRDELIRLGVPREQIAFMQDYKKSATKQRLFGDLNAGRKRILIGSTATMGTGVNAQQRLKALHHLDVPWLVADIVQREGRIERQGNQHDEIELYAYAQQGSVDATNWQLLERKNRFICLAMSGDRSIRRIEDVSGEGNQFAMAKALASGDERLMQLAGLEADVARLERLAAAHYDDQFGVKRAIERAERDIAAARCLIPQIDADIVQRRATRGEAFVMETSRGALSAREKAGAFILSQARMAERRGEPGRWTLGTIGGFEVWVEAAKSWRSSKDAPKVDVSIVLPFSAGDQEIGFDHETAPLGVISKIEHALLRFESKRDEAVQRQADAERRLPAYQARCGMRFAEQELYEEKRAELAALQADLAATREDESEEGEGRGDASFADTPEEEPEETQKETA
- a CDS encoding replication protein RepA, producing MATIHNLLDSKGKQGALQFGIDRDVVEAASSYMSDEDNGLGFIYSGWAQCALPHRRLAPHEPWQMISERVRLIIQPGLRPVEGSNDLEHVGVPFGAHGRLILLFLQTEAIRTNSREIELGKSLRQWMKRIGISPSGTAAKSVRDQAERISRCRMSFHIQDAKGANALVNQAIVDGALFIEDTNIRDGRQVIEVAKLSEGYFEQLKRHPVPIQEAAVRALSNNSAALDAYIWLAYRLRSLDSKKLITWSALRPQFGSTYKELYHFKSKWVKSLSLALAVYPQAKVEISDQGVVLYPSPSPVPPRLLTA
- a CDS encoding ParA family protein, with the translated sequence MATISIASAKGGCGKTTLAIVLGAVLAEQGYVTRLLDCDLNQHASAFGAKNSLERLDVRPSVDEHNVLAELRSAEKEAEITLIDLPGGSSTLALKALQRSNFVLVPCQASLPDVRDAMKTIAQVDDAQDLARSPIARSLIWSRVLPGFESRAAKHVRMSAEETGSPIFSSALMERAAFREMHITGTAPTSNSPISAAAHNARAIADELVLRLSQLAENVA